One Salmo salar chromosome ssa01, Ssal_v3.1, whole genome shotgun sequence DNA window includes the following coding sequences:
- the LOC106586717 gene encoding rho GTPase-activating protein 11A isoform X4 — protein sequence MKVMERNVMRLAIVQHLRTAYGIKTKNWNKNKARTSCKLTPNNKVKVFGVPLESLLQYNVENGSIPCFLMDACASLLEHVDTEGLFRKSGSIVRLKALRVKLDNGERCLSTALPCDVAGLVKQFFRELPDPVMPTELHNAFLKAQQLPTKEDRTYATLLLSCVLPDRNMSILRYFFGFLNKVSQRSGVNKMDSSNLSVILAPNLLHAGDGADKMNASTEKRLKQQAAVVHCLIEHASDFGVVPQFIMEKIPAMLGCEAGVLSPTLERLEDLDSNSGAKRRCRRSLGDMVNGTLNKLKTNRTPTNTAQSDRYVFSSATPVIITPSSKREIPLESGHSYGFSNKKRRSIKKNLGLELLPNTLFGGSSTPGPGYLDPSASKSLDSSHNALASVGRSSGQSASSARRKSKRLSHRHFVDRVESGKAGCFSPKVAKKENVRKSLRLRFNLGKSSRDPVSADTHV from the exons GTGAAAGTGTTTGGCGTACCACTGGAGAGCCTTCTGCAGTACAATGTGGAGAATGGGAGCATACCATG CTTTCTCATGGATGCATGTGCAAGTCTGCTGGAGCATGTGGATACAGAGGGCTTGTTCAGAAAGTCTGGCTCCATTGTTCGTCTGAAAGCACTCCGG GTGAAGTTGGATAACGGTGAGAGGTGCCTGTCCACTGCCCTGCCGTGTGATGTGGCTGGCTTGGTCAAGCAGTTCTTTAGGGAGCTGCCGGATCCTGTTATGCCTACAGAGCTGCATAATGCCTTCCTCAAGGCCCAGCAGCTGCCCACAAAGGAGGACAGGACCTATGCCACCCTGCTGCTCTCTTGTGTACTGCCTGACCGGAACATGAGCATTCTACGTTACTTTTTTGGCTTCCTCAACAAAGTCTCTCAAAG GAGTGGTGTGAATAAGATGGACAGCAGTAACCTGTCTGTGATCCTGGCTCCCAACCTCTTACACGCTGGAGACGGGGCAGACAAGATGAACGCCAGCACAGAGAAACGCCTCAAGCAACAGGCAGCTGTGGTCCACTGCCTTATAGAACACGCTTCAGACTTCG GTGTGGTACCTCAGTTCATCATGGAGAAGATTCCAGCCATGCTGGGCTGTGAGGCAGGTGTTCTGTCCCCTACTCTTGAGCGACTAGAGGACTTGGACTCAAATTCAGGGGCCAAGAGGAGATGCAGGCGCAGTCTAGGGG ATATGGTCAATGGAACTCTGAATAAGTTAAAAACAAATAGAACACCCACAAATACTGCCCAGTCAGACAGATATG TCTTTTCTTCTGCAACTCCTGTGATAATTACTCCCAGCTCCAAGAGAGAAATTCCTTTGGAATCTGGTCATAGTTATGGATTCTCCAACAAGAAACGGAGATCCATCAAAAAGAACCTTGGTTTAGAATTATTGCCTAATACTCTGTTCGGTGGAAGCTCCACTCCTGGACCAG GATACCTTGACCCAAGTGCCTCAAAATCACTCGACTCCTCCCATAATGCTTTGGCCTCAGTTGGGAGGTCCAGCGGGCAGTCTGCCAGCTCTGCAAGGAGAAAGAGCAAACGACTGAGTCACCGACATTTTGTCGACAG AGTAGAGTCGGGGAAGGCTGGTTGCTTCTCTCCCAAGGTCGCTAAGAAAGAAAATGTTCGCAAGTCCCTGCGCCTTCGCTTCAACCTGGGCAAGAGCAGCAGAGACCCTGTAAGTGCAGATACCCATGTATGA
- the LOC106586717 gene encoding rho GTPase-activating protein 11A isoform X2, translating into MKVMERNVMRLAIVQHLRTAYGIKTKNWNKNKARTSCKLTPNNKVKVFGVPLESLLQYNVENGSIPCFLMDACASLLEHVDTEGLFRKSGSIVRLKALRVKLDNGERCLSTALPCDVAGLVKQFFRELPDPVMPTELHNAFLKAQQLPTKEDRTYATLLLSCVLPDRNMSILRYFFGFLNKVSQRSGVNKMDSSNLSVILAPNLLHAGDGADKMNASTEKRLKQQAAVVHCLIEHASDFGVVPQFIMEKIPAMLGCEAGVLSPTLERLEDLDSNSGAKRRCRRSLGVFSSATPVIITPSSKREIPLESGHSYGFSNKKRRSIKKNLGLELLPNTLFGGSSTPGPGYLDPSASKSLDSSHNALASVGRSSGQSASSARRKSKRLSHRHFVDRVESGKAGCFSPKVAKKENVRKSLRLRFNLGKSSRDPRGCSEFIGWRLATPESTTSFCFTKDAKFSPAVLRNKSASKGSKLYSKSEDNLLTPQCDGSALRTSWSGETPDKGHVFSGGSFTDTPINMCLKNNYYSEPAIVMAKPPMVASFPKKLCCSSRAESLESEGSFSKTLTRPTLLKIKRAFTDSGSDLQGVLRDDSAPSEGGKATQPENTQTDSTDSTPSESSTLIGVSPNKERSGMPTPWRHLADDQNITFGQIEFVPLSPLYIDSALFEVGGCGSLSEKACDWSLCAGDRSLCAGDRSLCAGDRSVAGEADVVAEQVNCSKLIDALDIQSPAHFTRSIAAGVQSTPYRASGLEYFQELKTPLPPVGTVPVMVHVDEAVASPEPSAHPQRQEQQPVELPSPGTLETRRLRVVDHIQRFNKLTLCSPKSQAKAVRSPLKFQRTPVRQSIRRINSLLRDRWPVPAAITSSIQVTAIPVGEAVSLESGLSAGAQCQPHQGQADGQGGPTLDKVHSTKTRPPPVPPKKPASIARKPRNYTLSDVTNKVQLKAKGDTPVKDPGGDGERSVVQQVAEKDVCYYRGSPRNPLNEGRLLSATKPIDL; encoded by the exons GTGAAAGTGTTTGGCGTACCACTGGAGAGCCTTCTGCAGTACAATGTGGAGAATGGGAGCATACCATG CTTTCTCATGGATGCATGTGCAAGTCTGCTGGAGCATGTGGATACAGAGGGCTTGTTCAGAAAGTCTGGCTCCATTGTTCGTCTGAAAGCACTCCGG GTGAAGTTGGATAACGGTGAGAGGTGCCTGTCCACTGCCCTGCCGTGTGATGTGGCTGGCTTGGTCAAGCAGTTCTTTAGGGAGCTGCCGGATCCTGTTATGCCTACAGAGCTGCATAATGCCTTCCTCAAGGCCCAGCAGCTGCCCACAAAGGAGGACAGGACCTATGCCACCCTGCTGCTCTCTTGTGTACTGCCTGACCGGAACATGAGCATTCTACGTTACTTTTTTGGCTTCCTCAACAAAGTCTCTCAAAG GAGTGGTGTGAATAAGATGGACAGCAGTAACCTGTCTGTGATCCTGGCTCCCAACCTCTTACACGCTGGAGACGGGGCAGACAAGATGAACGCCAGCACAGAGAAACGCCTCAAGCAACAGGCAGCTGTGGTCCACTGCCTTATAGAACACGCTTCAGACTTCG GTGTGGTACCTCAGTTCATCATGGAGAAGATTCCAGCCATGCTGGGCTGTGAGGCAGGTGTTCTGTCCCCTACTCTTGAGCGACTAGAGGACTTGGACTCAAATTCAGGGGCCAAGAGGAGATGCAGGCGCAGTCTAGGGG TCTTTTCTTCTGCAACTCCTGTGATAATTACTCCCAGCTCCAAGAGAGAAATTCCTTTGGAATCTGGTCATAGTTATGGATTCTCCAACAAGAAACGGAGATCCATCAAAAAGAACCTTGGTTTAGAATTATTGCCTAATACTCTGTTCGGTGGAAGCTCCACTCCTGGACCAG GATACCTTGACCCAAGTGCCTCAAAATCACTCGACTCCTCCCATAATGCTTTGGCCTCAGTTGGGAGGTCCAGCGGGCAGTCTGCCAGCTCTGCAAGGAGAAAGAGCAAACGACTGAGTCACCGACATTTTGTCGACAG AGTAGAGTCGGGGAAGGCTGGTTGCTTCTCTCCCAAGGTCGCTAAGAAAGAAAATGTTCGCAAGTCCCTGCGCCTTCGCTTCAACCTGGGCAAGAGCAGCAGAGACCCT AGAGGGTGTTCAGAGTTCATTGGTTGGCGACTTGCCACTCCAGAGAGCACCACCAGTTTTTGCTTCACCAAAGACGCCAAATTTAGCCCTGCTGTTTTGCGAAACAAGAGTGCCTCAAAGG GCTCCAAGTTATACAGTAAGTCAGAGGACAACCTGCTAACCCCCCAGTGTGACGGCAGTGCCCTCCGGACATCTTGGAGTGGGGAGACCCCTGACAAGGGCCATGTCTTCAGCGGAGGCTCCTTCACCGACACCCCcattaacatgtgtctgaagaaCAACTACTACTCCGAGCCTGCCATCGTGATGGCCAAGCCCCCCATGGTGGCCAGCTTCCCCAAGAAGCTGTGCTGTTCCTCCAGAGCAGAGAGCCTCGAGAGTGAGGGCTCATTCAGCAAGACTCTGACCAGGCCCACCCTGCTCAAGATCAAAAGAGCCTTCACTGATTCCGGCAGCGACCTACAGGGAGTACTGAGGGACGACAGTGCCCCCTCTGAAGGGGGCAAGGCAACACAGCCTGAGAACACTCAAACCGATTCAACAGATTCAACTCCTTCTGAATCTTCTACACTCATAGGTGTGTCACCAAACAAAGAGCGTTCTGGCATGCCAACTCCTTGGAGGCATCTGGCTGATGACCAGAACATCACATTTGGTCAGATTGAGTTTGTTCCTCTGTCTCCCTTGTATATAGATAGTGCCCTGTTTGAAGTGGGAGGATGTGGCAGTCTGTCAGAGAAGGCCTGTGACTGGTCGCTGTGTGCTGGTGACAGGTCGCTGTGTGCTGGTGACAGGTCGCTGTGTGCTGGTGACAGGTCTGTGGCGGGAGAGGCAGATGTTGTGGCTGAGCAGGTGAACTGCAGCAAGTTGATCGATGCCCTGGACATCCAGAGCCCTGCTCACTTCACACGCAGCATTGCTGCTGGGGTCCAGTCCACTCCATACAGAGCTTCAGGGCTGGAATACTTTCAGGAGCTCAAGACTCCTCTTCCCCCTGTGGGTACAGTGCCTGTAATGGTACATGTTGATGAGGCTGTGGCATCCCCAGAACCCAGTGCCCACCCCCAGAGGCAGGAACAGCAGCCGGTGGAGCTGCCTTCCCCAGGCACGCTGGAGACCCGCAGGCTAAGGGTGGTAGACCACATCCAGCGCTTCAACAAGCTCACCCTGTGTTCACCCAAATCACAGGCCAAAGCAGTCAGGTCCCCCCTCAAGTTCCAGCGTACTCCTGTGCGCCAGTCTATCCGCAGGATCAACTCCTTGCTTCGGGACAGGTGGCCTGTACCGGCTGCTATCACCTCCTCCATCCAGGTAACCGCCATCCCTGTGGGAGAGGCTGTCAGCCTGGAGAGTGGCCTGTCTGCTGGGGCTCAGTGCCAGCCTCACCAGGGCCAGGCAGACGGCCAAGGAGGCCCCACACTTGACAAGGTCCACTCCACAAAAACCCGCCCTCCTCCAGTCCCACCCAAGAAGCCAGCCAGCATCGCCCGCAAACCCAGGAATTACACTCTAAGCGACGTGACCAACAAGGTACAACTGAAGGCCAAAGGTGACACACCTGTTAAAGACCCAGGAGGTGACGGTGAGAGGTCTGTGGTACAGCAGGTGGCTGAGAAGGATGTGTGTTACTACAGAGGCTCCCCCAGGAACCCCCTCAACGAGGGCAGACTGCTGTCAGCTACCAAGCCCATAGACCTCTAG
- the LOC106586717 gene encoding rho GTPase-activating protein 11A isoform X1 — MKVMERNVMRLAIVQHLRTAYGIKTKNWNKNKARTSCKLTPNNKVKVFGVPLESLLQYNVENGSIPCFLMDACASLLEHVDTEGLFRKSGSIVRLKALRVKLDNGERCLSTALPCDVAGLVKQFFRELPDPVMPTELHNAFLKAQQLPTKEDRTYATLLLSCVLPDRNMSILRYFFGFLNKVSQRSGVNKMDSSNLSVILAPNLLHAGDGADKMNASTEKRLKQQAAVVHCLIEHASDFGVVPQFIMEKIPAMLGCEAGVLSPTLERLEDLDSNSGAKRRCRRSLGDMVNGTLNKLKTNRTPTNTAQSDRYVFSSATPVIITPSSKREIPLESGHSYGFSNKKRRSIKKNLGLELLPNTLFGGSSTPGPGYLDPSASKSLDSSHNALASVGRSSGQSASSARRKSKRLSHRHFVDRVESGKAGCFSPKVAKKENVRKSLRLRFNLGKSSRDPRGCSEFIGWRLATPESTTSFCFTKDAKFSPAVLRNKSASKGSKLYSKSEDNLLTPQCDGSALRTSWSGETPDKGHVFSGGSFTDTPINMCLKNNYYSEPAIVMAKPPMVASFPKKLCCSSRAESLESEGSFSKTLTRPTLLKIKRAFTDSGSDLQGVLRDDSAPSEGGKATQPENTQTDSTDSTPSESSTLIGVSPNKERSGMPTPWRHLADDQNITFGQIEFVPLSPLYIDSALFEVGGCGSLSEKACDWSLCAGDRSLCAGDRSLCAGDRSVAGEADVVAEQVNCSKLIDALDIQSPAHFTRSIAAGVQSTPYRASGLEYFQELKTPLPPVGTVPVMVHVDEAVASPEPSAHPQRQEQQPVELPSPGTLETRRLRVVDHIQRFNKLTLCSPKSQAKAVRSPLKFQRTPVRQSIRRINSLLRDRWPVPAAITSSIQVTAIPVGEAVSLESGLSAGAQCQPHQGQADGQGGPTLDKVHSTKTRPPPVPPKKPASIARKPRNYTLSDVTNKVQLKAKGDTPVKDPGGDGERSVVQQVAEKDVCYYRGSPRNPLNEGRLLSATKPIDL, encoded by the exons GTGAAAGTGTTTGGCGTACCACTGGAGAGCCTTCTGCAGTACAATGTGGAGAATGGGAGCATACCATG CTTTCTCATGGATGCATGTGCAAGTCTGCTGGAGCATGTGGATACAGAGGGCTTGTTCAGAAAGTCTGGCTCCATTGTTCGTCTGAAAGCACTCCGG GTGAAGTTGGATAACGGTGAGAGGTGCCTGTCCACTGCCCTGCCGTGTGATGTGGCTGGCTTGGTCAAGCAGTTCTTTAGGGAGCTGCCGGATCCTGTTATGCCTACAGAGCTGCATAATGCCTTCCTCAAGGCCCAGCAGCTGCCCACAAAGGAGGACAGGACCTATGCCACCCTGCTGCTCTCTTGTGTACTGCCTGACCGGAACATGAGCATTCTACGTTACTTTTTTGGCTTCCTCAACAAAGTCTCTCAAAG GAGTGGTGTGAATAAGATGGACAGCAGTAACCTGTCTGTGATCCTGGCTCCCAACCTCTTACACGCTGGAGACGGGGCAGACAAGATGAACGCCAGCACAGAGAAACGCCTCAAGCAACAGGCAGCTGTGGTCCACTGCCTTATAGAACACGCTTCAGACTTCG GTGTGGTACCTCAGTTCATCATGGAGAAGATTCCAGCCATGCTGGGCTGTGAGGCAGGTGTTCTGTCCCCTACTCTTGAGCGACTAGAGGACTTGGACTCAAATTCAGGGGCCAAGAGGAGATGCAGGCGCAGTCTAGGGG ATATGGTCAATGGAACTCTGAATAAGTTAAAAACAAATAGAACACCCACAAATACTGCCCAGTCAGACAGATATG TCTTTTCTTCTGCAACTCCTGTGATAATTACTCCCAGCTCCAAGAGAGAAATTCCTTTGGAATCTGGTCATAGTTATGGATTCTCCAACAAGAAACGGAGATCCATCAAAAAGAACCTTGGTTTAGAATTATTGCCTAATACTCTGTTCGGTGGAAGCTCCACTCCTGGACCAG GATACCTTGACCCAAGTGCCTCAAAATCACTCGACTCCTCCCATAATGCTTTGGCCTCAGTTGGGAGGTCCAGCGGGCAGTCTGCCAGCTCTGCAAGGAGAAAGAGCAAACGACTGAGTCACCGACATTTTGTCGACAG AGTAGAGTCGGGGAAGGCTGGTTGCTTCTCTCCCAAGGTCGCTAAGAAAGAAAATGTTCGCAAGTCCCTGCGCCTTCGCTTCAACCTGGGCAAGAGCAGCAGAGACCCT AGAGGGTGTTCAGAGTTCATTGGTTGGCGACTTGCCACTCCAGAGAGCACCACCAGTTTTTGCTTCACCAAAGACGCCAAATTTAGCCCTGCTGTTTTGCGAAACAAGAGTGCCTCAAAGG GCTCCAAGTTATACAGTAAGTCAGAGGACAACCTGCTAACCCCCCAGTGTGACGGCAGTGCCCTCCGGACATCTTGGAGTGGGGAGACCCCTGACAAGGGCCATGTCTTCAGCGGAGGCTCCTTCACCGACACCCCcattaacatgtgtctgaagaaCAACTACTACTCCGAGCCTGCCATCGTGATGGCCAAGCCCCCCATGGTGGCCAGCTTCCCCAAGAAGCTGTGCTGTTCCTCCAGAGCAGAGAGCCTCGAGAGTGAGGGCTCATTCAGCAAGACTCTGACCAGGCCCACCCTGCTCAAGATCAAAAGAGCCTTCACTGATTCCGGCAGCGACCTACAGGGAGTACTGAGGGACGACAGTGCCCCCTCTGAAGGGGGCAAGGCAACACAGCCTGAGAACACTCAAACCGATTCAACAGATTCAACTCCTTCTGAATCTTCTACACTCATAGGTGTGTCACCAAACAAAGAGCGTTCTGGCATGCCAACTCCTTGGAGGCATCTGGCTGATGACCAGAACATCACATTTGGTCAGATTGAGTTTGTTCCTCTGTCTCCCTTGTATATAGATAGTGCCCTGTTTGAAGTGGGAGGATGTGGCAGTCTGTCAGAGAAGGCCTGTGACTGGTCGCTGTGTGCTGGTGACAGGTCGCTGTGTGCTGGTGACAGGTCGCTGTGTGCTGGTGACAGGTCTGTGGCGGGAGAGGCAGATGTTGTGGCTGAGCAGGTGAACTGCAGCAAGTTGATCGATGCCCTGGACATCCAGAGCCCTGCTCACTTCACACGCAGCATTGCTGCTGGGGTCCAGTCCACTCCATACAGAGCTTCAGGGCTGGAATACTTTCAGGAGCTCAAGACTCCTCTTCCCCCTGTGGGTACAGTGCCTGTAATGGTACATGTTGATGAGGCTGTGGCATCCCCAGAACCCAGTGCCCACCCCCAGAGGCAGGAACAGCAGCCGGTGGAGCTGCCTTCCCCAGGCACGCTGGAGACCCGCAGGCTAAGGGTGGTAGACCACATCCAGCGCTTCAACAAGCTCACCCTGTGTTCACCCAAATCACAGGCCAAAGCAGTCAGGTCCCCCCTCAAGTTCCAGCGTACTCCTGTGCGCCAGTCTATCCGCAGGATCAACTCCTTGCTTCGGGACAGGTGGCCTGTACCGGCTGCTATCACCTCCTCCATCCAGGTAACCGCCATCCCTGTGGGAGAGGCTGTCAGCCTGGAGAGTGGCCTGTCTGCTGGGGCTCAGTGCCAGCCTCACCAGGGCCAGGCAGACGGCCAAGGAGGCCCCACACTTGACAAGGTCCACTCCACAAAAACCCGCCCTCCTCCAGTCCCACCCAAGAAGCCAGCCAGCATCGCCCGCAAACCCAGGAATTACACTCTAAGCGACGTGACCAACAAGGTACAACTGAAGGCCAAAGGTGACACACCTGTTAAAGACCCAGGAGGTGACGGTGAGAGGTCTGTGGTACAGCAGGTGGCTGAGAAGGATGTGTGTTACTACAGAGGCTCCCCCAGGAACCCCCTCAACGAGGGCAGACTGCTGTCAGCTACCAAGCCCATAGACCTCTAG
- the LOC106586717 gene encoding rho GTPase-activating protein 11A isoform X3 yields MDACASLLEHVDTEGLFRKSGSIVRLKALRVKLDNGERCLSTALPCDVAGLVKQFFRELPDPVMPTELHNAFLKAQQLPTKEDRTYATLLLSCVLPDRNMSILRYFFGFLNKVSQRSGVNKMDSSNLSVILAPNLLHAGDGADKMNASTEKRLKQQAAVVHCLIEHASDFGVVPQFIMEKIPAMLGCEAGVLSPTLERLEDLDSNSGAKRRCRRSLGDMVNGTLNKLKTNRTPTNTAQSDRYVFSSATPVIITPSSKREIPLESGHSYGFSNKKRRSIKKNLGLELLPNTLFGGSSTPGPGYLDPSASKSLDSSHNALASVGRSSGQSASSARRKSKRLSHRHFVDRVESGKAGCFSPKVAKKENVRKSLRLRFNLGKSSRDPRGCSEFIGWRLATPESTTSFCFTKDAKFSPAVLRNKSASKGSKLYSKSEDNLLTPQCDGSALRTSWSGETPDKGHVFSGGSFTDTPINMCLKNNYYSEPAIVMAKPPMVASFPKKLCCSSRAESLESEGSFSKTLTRPTLLKIKRAFTDSGSDLQGVLRDDSAPSEGGKATQPENTQTDSTDSTPSESSTLIGVSPNKERSGMPTPWRHLADDQNITFGQIEFVPLSPLYIDSALFEVGGCGSLSEKACDWSLCAGDRSLCAGDRSLCAGDRSVAGEADVVAEQVNCSKLIDALDIQSPAHFTRSIAAGVQSTPYRASGLEYFQELKTPLPPVGTVPVMVHVDEAVASPEPSAHPQRQEQQPVELPSPGTLETRRLRVVDHIQRFNKLTLCSPKSQAKAVRSPLKFQRTPVRQSIRRINSLLRDRWPVPAAITSSIQVTAIPVGEAVSLESGLSAGAQCQPHQGQADGQGGPTLDKVHSTKTRPPPVPPKKPASIARKPRNYTLSDVTNKVQLKAKGDTPVKDPGGDGERSVVQQVAEKDVCYYRGSPRNPLNEGRLLSATKPIDL; encoded by the exons ATGGATGCATGTGCAAGTCTGCTGGAGCATGTGGATACAGAGGGCTTGTTCAGAAAGTCTGGCTCCATTGTTCGTCTGAAAGCACTCCGG GTGAAGTTGGATAACGGTGAGAGGTGCCTGTCCACTGCCCTGCCGTGTGATGTGGCTGGCTTGGTCAAGCAGTTCTTTAGGGAGCTGCCGGATCCTGTTATGCCTACAGAGCTGCATAATGCCTTCCTCAAGGCCCAGCAGCTGCCCACAAAGGAGGACAGGACCTATGCCACCCTGCTGCTCTCTTGTGTACTGCCTGACCGGAACATGAGCATTCTACGTTACTTTTTTGGCTTCCTCAACAAAGTCTCTCAAAG GAGTGGTGTGAATAAGATGGACAGCAGTAACCTGTCTGTGATCCTGGCTCCCAACCTCTTACACGCTGGAGACGGGGCAGACAAGATGAACGCCAGCACAGAGAAACGCCTCAAGCAACAGGCAGCTGTGGTCCACTGCCTTATAGAACACGCTTCAGACTTCG GTGTGGTACCTCAGTTCATCATGGAGAAGATTCCAGCCATGCTGGGCTGTGAGGCAGGTGTTCTGTCCCCTACTCTTGAGCGACTAGAGGACTTGGACTCAAATTCAGGGGCCAAGAGGAGATGCAGGCGCAGTCTAGGGG ATATGGTCAATGGAACTCTGAATAAGTTAAAAACAAATAGAACACCCACAAATACTGCCCAGTCAGACAGATATG TCTTTTCTTCTGCAACTCCTGTGATAATTACTCCCAGCTCCAAGAGAGAAATTCCTTTGGAATCTGGTCATAGTTATGGATTCTCCAACAAGAAACGGAGATCCATCAAAAAGAACCTTGGTTTAGAATTATTGCCTAATACTCTGTTCGGTGGAAGCTCCACTCCTGGACCAG GATACCTTGACCCAAGTGCCTCAAAATCACTCGACTCCTCCCATAATGCTTTGGCCTCAGTTGGGAGGTCCAGCGGGCAGTCTGCCAGCTCTGCAAGGAGAAAGAGCAAACGACTGAGTCACCGACATTTTGTCGACAG AGTAGAGTCGGGGAAGGCTGGTTGCTTCTCTCCCAAGGTCGCTAAGAAAGAAAATGTTCGCAAGTCCCTGCGCCTTCGCTTCAACCTGGGCAAGAGCAGCAGAGACCCT AGAGGGTGTTCAGAGTTCATTGGTTGGCGACTTGCCACTCCAGAGAGCACCACCAGTTTTTGCTTCACCAAAGACGCCAAATTTAGCCCTGCTGTTTTGCGAAACAAGAGTGCCTCAAAGG GCTCCAAGTTATACAGTAAGTCAGAGGACAACCTGCTAACCCCCCAGTGTGACGGCAGTGCCCTCCGGACATCTTGGAGTGGGGAGACCCCTGACAAGGGCCATGTCTTCAGCGGAGGCTCCTTCACCGACACCCCcattaacatgtgtctgaagaaCAACTACTACTCCGAGCCTGCCATCGTGATGGCCAAGCCCCCCATGGTGGCCAGCTTCCCCAAGAAGCTGTGCTGTTCCTCCAGAGCAGAGAGCCTCGAGAGTGAGGGCTCATTCAGCAAGACTCTGACCAGGCCCACCCTGCTCAAGATCAAAAGAGCCTTCACTGATTCCGGCAGCGACCTACAGGGAGTACTGAGGGACGACAGTGCCCCCTCTGAAGGGGGCAAGGCAACACAGCCTGAGAACACTCAAACCGATTCAACAGATTCAACTCCTTCTGAATCTTCTACACTCATAGGTGTGTCACCAAACAAAGAGCGTTCTGGCATGCCAACTCCTTGGAGGCATCTGGCTGATGACCAGAACATCACATTTGGTCAGATTGAGTTTGTTCCTCTGTCTCCCTTGTATATAGATAGTGCCCTGTTTGAAGTGGGAGGATGTGGCAGTCTGTCAGAGAAGGCCTGTGACTGGTCGCTGTGTGCTGGTGACAGGTCGCTGTGTGCTGGTGACAGGTCGCTGTGTGCTGGTGACAGGTCTGTGGCGGGAGAGGCAGATGTTGTGGCTGAGCAGGTGAACTGCAGCAAGTTGATCGATGCCCTGGACATCCAGAGCCCTGCTCACTTCACACGCAGCATTGCTGCTGGGGTCCAGTCCACTCCATACAGAGCTTCAGGGCTGGAATACTTTCAGGAGCTCAAGACTCCTCTTCCCCCTGTGGGTACAGTGCCTGTAATGGTACATGTTGATGAGGCTGTGGCATCCCCAGAACCCAGTGCCCACCCCCAGAGGCAGGAACAGCAGCCGGTGGAGCTGCCTTCCCCAGGCACGCTGGAGACCCGCAGGCTAAGGGTGGTAGACCACATCCAGCGCTTCAACAAGCTCACCCTGTGTTCACCCAAATCACAGGCCAAAGCAGTCAGGTCCCCCCTCAAGTTCCAGCGTACTCCTGTGCGCCAGTCTATCCGCAGGATCAACTCCTTGCTTCGGGACAGGTGGCCTGTACCGGCTGCTATCACCTCCTCCATCCAGGTAACCGCCATCCCTGTGGGAGAGGCTGTCAGCCTGGAGAGTGGCCTGTCTGCTGGGGCTCAGTGCCAGCCTCACCAGGGCCAGGCAGACGGCCAAGGAGGCCCCACACTTGACAAGGTCCACTCCACAAAAACCCGCCCTCCTCCAGTCCCACCCAAGAAGCCAGCCAGCATCGCCCGCAAACCCAGGAATTACACTCTAAGCGACGTGACCAACAAGGTACAACTGAAGGCCAAAGGTGACACACCTGTTAAAGACCCAGGAGGTGACGGTGAGAGGTCTGTGGTACAGCAGGTGGCTGAGAAGGATGTGTGTTACTACAGAGGCTCCCCCAGGAACCCCCTCAACGAGGGCAGACTGCTGTCAGCTACCAAGCCCATAGACCTCTAG